Genomic window (Zingiber officinale cultivar Zhangliang chromosome 2B, Zo_v1.1, whole genome shotgun sequence):
AAAGGTGAAATCGctcacccccagcgcccccgctgcACCCGACCctaggccatcacgagggaggtaaatcacggcagCCAAGAGGGCAAGTGGTAGTGGGATGAGTTATACAGGGTCCAAAGATTTACGTTCCGATAATCCTATGATTCAACCccataattttatataataaaCATATCATTACTTATCATCTCGGATAATAGATAATACGAAGAGTGGGTTATAAAATCAGAGTTATGAAaccgatattttaattttgatttctgTCTACCAAACaccaaaaatacaaataaaataaattttactctCATTTCAGCCTCCTCCTAGCACGCACCCTAGCACCCTATACAATCATAGGCTTAGTATTATTCTTTTCTAAAAATTACAGTTGATTAAATCGTAAATAAATTAAAGGTTCATAAACAAATTTAATattcaatttaataaatttgtttatttaataaAAGAAATGAGTTCATTGACGTTTATAAAACAAGTTTAAATACGTGAAAATATAACACTCTATGTATCTAACTTATAGGACAATAATGCCGTTAATTGAATTTGATTAAAAAATGAGTTAAGCTTAAgttcaataaaaaaataataaataaacatgaataaatttaataaaaactaaataaataatttaaacacAATTCAACTTAACTCCTTTATTATCTCTGTTAATCGTTTTCTTGATCTCTAACCTCGCTAACTGGAGTATTGCTTATTATAAGGGATATTTTATCCAAATTAACATAGTAGAATTTTATACGGAAAAATTAGATATCTAACTAATTATTTTAGACCCGCTGAAAATTTAACTCTAATAACCAATTAAAGTCGTGATcttatatttataataattttttttttcaaatgaaactTGTAAATAGAGGATTATAGACTTATGATCATTCATTACATgtattttttgatttatcctaaaaattaataaaaaaaatttcattacATCAGACTAATTACTCCCGGACTTATCAATAATAttaattgatttatcaattttttattatACCAGCTGCTGCGTAACCGGTGGGACATCCCCTTTCATTGTATTggttgttgtttattttaattaaaatattaataaatatatatagaccagactcttttatttatttttctaaattacgAAAATAGATCTTCTAATTCGTAAATTACGGATCACAGGAGATGATCCACTATACGAGGATCTTTGATTTGAATAGACCCCACTTATTTAAAAGTGGAGTCCATCTAAATCAAAGGTCCTCGTTAGTGGATCATCTCCTGGTCAAtaatttacggaccagaggatccctatGTCCTAGGGATCCTACGCAAATTACGGACTAAGAGATGGTCCACTGATATGGACCTTTGATTTAAATGGACCCCATTTATTTAGAGATGAGGTCCATCTAAATCAATGGTCCTCATATAATGAATCATTTCCTGATTCGTAATTTGCGGACTAGAAGATCTGCTCTTAAAGGATCCCTACTTGAAAAAAAttgataataaaatatttttttattttttaaaatttaataaaaccttcaaactaatttaaaaagttaataaaTTAGATTTTAGGTGAATCGGTTGGTTGAAGCGAGCCGACTACAATGGTCGGCGCCGCGAGCCGACTTCGATCGCCATTGACGCGGTGTGCTTCGAGCACTCACCTCGAGGTCGACCAGCCTCGCTCCAACTCGATTGACATCTCCtccccccttcttcttcttcttcttcctataaATCTTCCTCCGTCGATCGAACTCTTTTGAAGTAGGGTTCTTCCGCCGCCACCAGCCATGGCCGATTCCAAGGAGGTGACCGCCGCTGCTTTTAACCGCCCTCTCTCTGTCGGCTATCTTCTCTTCGGCTGATGGTTCCTCTTTTGTTCGGCAGGAGAATCACAGCACGGGCGGGTGGATGTCGGTGCCGGCGTTCGGAGAGTGGGACACCAAGAACGGCGTGCCCGACTACTCCATGGACTTCTCCAAGATCCGCGAGATGCGCAAGCACAACAAGAACCCCTCCCGCGCCAGCCTCGGCAACGAGGAGGAGCTCAGCAAGCTCGCCGGCAACGGATCCGAGGGAGAGGATCGCCACCGTCGCCGACGTAGCGATCCCGAATCGAATCTCCACCGACCCCCCATCCACCACAGCCACGGTTCCCCTACCGTACGCTCTTTTCTCCGACTTCTTCGACTGATTTCTGCATCAATTTCTGTTCTGTTTGCTCTTCTGATTTCCGCTAACATAGAAAACTGGGATTTTGTTTTAGAAAGTGAGATAATAACAGTGAC
Coding sequences:
- the LOC122045773 gene encoding uncharacterized protein LOC122045773 isoform X2, encoding MADSKEENHSTGGWMSVPAFGEWDTKNGVPDYSMDFSKIREMRKHNKNPSRASLGNEEELSKLAGNGSEGEDRHRRRRSDPESNLHRPPIHHSHGSPTRRKKFREYFQCCIGA
- the LOC122045773 gene encoding uncharacterized protein LOC122045773 isoform X1, yielding MADSKEENHSTGGWMSVPAFGEWDTKNGVPDYSMDFSKIREMRKHNKNPSRASLGNEEELSKLAGNGSEGEDRHRRRRSDPESNLHRPPIHHSHGSPTSIMNETPQSKGKKVPVKALGTIKSGTKKEEEEIQGVLPVLYRCMSGTCGCMQPHRTKFSRLNANGVICKF